TCAGCAGGAGCGGAGGAGCAGGGGGTCATTAAAACAGGCTCATAGTTGTTGTTTCTCTATTGTGTGCTTTTCAATACAAATATTGCTAATATTGACCAGTTGATTATTTTGCCCCTTGAGGAACATTGTTGTCCCTACATGCACCAATCCCGATATGCATGCAACAGAAATGCATTGTCAAtactttgtgtaaaaaaaaaaaaaaaaacagagttatgtgcagctgaaaatgtaatttgtgtCCCTTGAAAACATGTTCACGGGAATAAttaagtgtctgtttttttgtttttttttgggctgtTGTCTTGCTCTATTTTCTAATCCAATCACCTGCAGTCAGCTCATCGCATCACATCTaacaataaataatgtaaacGCCGGTGATTCATCGTCCGGAGTCATGTAGGTCCACACATCAACAAAGTGGGCGGGGTCACACTGTGTCACGTGACTcgacggaaaaaaaaaaaaaaaaaaaaaaaaaaaagcagcagcagcagcgatgGAGAAAAGCTAAGGAAGGTGAGCAGTTTCCAGATGTATTTCTCGGTGTTTCTTCTCTGCGTCACCACAACACAACCCCCCCATGAAGCCCGATTGAAGTCGTTAGCTGTTAAAACTATCCGTGTGCAATGAAGAATGCGTGGGAGAGAGGGGGCTTTCATGCGGGGACATCGCATATGATGTTGTGGCTATGTTGCTAAGTGCTATCTAGCTTTGCGACGCTATAGCTGTCAGGAAGTCTTGACCTGCCATCctcaaacaagcaaacaaaaaataccCAAAGCATTCATTATTATGcctccttttatttatttatttttttccacatatgGTCACTTCTGCTGTTATTTTCTGGTGTAAAAACGACTTAAAGAAccacattttcatgacaaggtTTATTCTCTATGGTGCTAATTGATTCTGCATCATCATTTGATTTAACGCTGAGAAAGGcagggtgggtgggtgggtgagggggggggggggggggtgatagTCCATTTCTGCAGATGCCTTGTTCGTGTTAGCTGAGCCTCATTAACCTGCAGTGATTAAGTGTAAAATATGGTTGTTAAACATTAATTTGGTGTTGTGTCTTTTGACAGGAATCTGCCCCGGCAGTGGATTCCTCTCTACACAGAGTGCTTGTGGAATGGCAGCAGTTTGGCAGCAGGTTTTGGCAGTGGATGCAAGGTGAGTCTCAACCATGCAGCATCTTTCTTCTAATTGCGTATGGATCAGTTGTGAGTTATCGTGTTGTTGCTgtgtcccccccaccccttcttcttcttcaggtacAATGCTTACCGCACGCCTACGTTCCCTCAGTTCCGAACTCAGTACATCCGCCGACGCAGCCAGCTGCTCAGAGAGAACGCCAAGTGTGGCTTTGAGCCGGGGCTGCGCAGGCAGTACCTGAGGCTGCGCAGTCAGCTGCTGGCCCTGCGCTACGGGCCCCTGTCTGAGCAGAGCAGCTTCAGGGCCAGCAGTGTGCGCAGCTCCCGCACCACACTGGACCGCATGGAGGTCAGAcccaaagaaacagaaagggaagagagaaagaatagGTGTGGGGGTGTTTGTGCTAAATTGGTAAAGGAGAAATACAAGGAATTAGAATGACAGCATAAGATACATCATACGGGAGCCATCTGGATGGCTAGACCTTAGTTTTTGTCAATTAGCAGCAGAGCCAAACAGTGCTTTGCTTGCCCATGCAAATTAAGCTGAGCAGCTTGGTTGTAGTGGCTGGCATTGCACATGTATATAGGCAGTATCCCCAtcccaaaaaaaagttttcatcaCTTTATGATTCTTCTATTATGATTCTCTGTTGAAACCAGTTTCTGCTTTTACTTGCACTCACTCCTACGAGGTTCTGTCTTCCCCGCTTTCCTTCCTCTTACAGGACTTTGAGGAGGACCCCCGCGCCCAAGGGGCTCGTGGTCACCGTCGGTCCGTCAGCAGAGGCTCCTACCAGCTACAGGCCCAGATGAACAGAGCCGTTTATGATGAGAGGTAGTAAAAATAACACCCACAGATATCCAGCATCCTTTAACATTGCCTTGAGCAATTGAATTCTATCTGATTTACTTGTCCAGTTGTATGTTGGATTTACTGGTTTGGTTGCACTGAGTAACGTCCATATCTCTTATACCGAGCTGTAAGCTGTAGGGAAGGCTCCTGAGGTGTGTTGTATTGACTATATCTTTAGCGGTTTGGTGGTTTTTATTTCATACCGCAGGCCTCCGGGCAGTTTGGTGCCCACCTCAGTGGCAGAGGCCAGTCGAGCCATGGCTGGAGACACAACTTTGAGTGAAAACTATGCTTTTGCTGGCATGCATCACATATTTGACCAACATGTAGACTCTGCTGGTAAGTCAGTGACTTTTAATCAATGATTATACACATTATGTATACATTTCTATTTCACAGTGTTGTGTTGTCCTTTTGTTTTAGTTCCACGTTTGCAGTTTGCCAACGATGACAAGCACCTCCTTGCTTGCTGCTCGCTGGACGGCACCCTGTCCATCATGACTTTATCCCCATCTCCTCCTACTGTGAAGGTGACCTTGAAAGGTCATGGGGGTCCAGTCACAGACTTTGCTTGGTCTTTGAGCAATGACATCATTGTTTCTACATCCCTGGATGGGACTCTGCGTATCTGGAACACAGAGGATGGTCGGTGCATCCGAGAGGTCAGAGACCCAGAATCCAGCGAGTTGCTCTGCTGCACCTTCCAGCCCATGAATAACAACCTTACTGTGGTGAGTCTTATTCTAGACTTTTTTCATATTGCATAGAGGACTTAAACTAGTTGCTGGCTCAATAATGTAATTTGCACTGGTTCATGTTAAATAGGAAAAGGGCTATCTGAAGACGAACCTCAATACCTAAAAACAACCGTAAAACATTTATGTGATGTACCTGCTGCAAGCTGTTTTACACATTCACTGTTTACTTAAATTTGAGGGCAACATTGACATACATCAtgcagtgatgtgtgtgtgtgcatgtctgaacGTGTGTTTATGTGGGGCTCCAGCTCAACCCCGAAACGCAATGTTGAATCCACAGACTGGGACATGAATATTACGCTGTTGCAGAACCAATATGAGTGCAACAAGACGTGATGATGTCTGAGCTTAATTACGGCACTTtcgcgcaaaaaaaaaaagccttctgaAAAGTGCTGCTGACAGTGCcttgttttttgctgttttgattTCCTCTTAAGTGTACACAACATTCTGTGCAATTAATTAATCATCATTCACATTAGTTCAcacaaaaagctttttaatctctgtgtgattatataaataaattatgCAGTCCGAACCTCCCAATTGTAGCTTCTCATTATACCAAATTTCTGAATACATATTTGTTGATTCCAATTGTCAGTGTAATTACAACATCTATTGTTAcccaaaacaaaagtgaaatgtttcacaTAATTTAGTTTTTACTCTTCTTTTTAAAGGATCGTTCTTTTATTCAtaagtataaaataaaatgaaagcatAGTGCCCAGCAGTTTCCATTTATGTCTTATGGAGGtagataaatattttttacagaTAGGCAATAACATTAGAGATATAACAATGTTGCTTTCTGGTTTGTATAACTTTAACTGGTCTTGTATCCAGAGACGCCTTGTTTTGGTCTCATCCGTCTTTACAGATTACAGAGTTGATGGAGATGATTCGATTAACAAGTTTTATTGTGTCTGTAAAAATCCCTTTGATGATATTTATCAAGTCCTCACAACTTAATTTCAGCTGCGCATACATCAGCGAAAGTTCCCCTAATGTGTTTATACTAAATACTAACACTGTGTGACATTCATATCACCAAACCATAGAAAAACTGAAAGTGCCTTAAAGTCTTGAATGTTAAAACAAGAAACTACAGGCCAATAAAAATCCACACAACACTATTGAAATTAGAAACTGGTTTTCCTAGTCAAGCTGTTCATAACTCAGTCAGCCTCTCAGGGTTGCCCTGGTGACATGATGAGGGTCCTCACTCCCAGTTCTGTGTTGCAGGTGGGAAACAGCAAGCACCACCTGCAGGTGGTGAACATCTCCACTGGGAAGAAGGTGAAGGGGGGCTCCAGTAAGCTGACAGGCCGCGTGCTGTCTCTCTCCTTTGATGCTCCAGGGAGGATCCTTTGGGCGGGTGATGACAGGGGAAGcatcttctccttcctctttgaCATGGCCACAGGTATGCTCTTATTTTATATCAGCAGGCGGCAAAGAGTGCACTTACCGAACTCTCAAATTCTAATTAGTATTTTCATCATGCACTAAATGTCTCTGGTTGGATGGGAAAGCGATTGATGTGTCTCTGCCCGTCTCTGCTGTTTTTGCCTGCCCCCCCTGCAGGGAAGCTAACCAAAGCCAAGCGTCTGGTGGTGAGTGAAGGCAGCTCCATCTGCAGCATATCTGCTCGGTCCTGGATTAGCAGAGAGGCCAGAGACCCCTCCCTGCTGGTTAACGCCTGTGTCAATAAGCTACTGCTGTACAGGTCAGTCAGTAAGGGGAACTCACTGTTTATTAATAGGCTGATTTGTTTATCCTCATTTTCAGCTTGTAACTAACCATTGCATTGAGTGTAATCTGTTATCCCACATTTTTGTTGGCAGGGTGGTGGACAATGATGGTACACTGCAGCTAAAGAGAAGCTTCCCTATTCAGCACGGCTCCCAGCACGTTCACAGCATCTTCTGCCCCCTCATGTCTTTCAGACAGGGGGCCTGTGTGGGTAAGAAGTCTCTCAGACTTTCTGCTGTATTTGAATGGAAACATGCTGCTGGCCACCAAATCTGAAATAGTGCATGAAATAGTAAATGGCTGTTTTTGCATGAAGACAAAAACCATTGAGCAACCTATCAACAATACTGCAGCCTGTAATAGTATATATATAACTGTATATTCAAtttgtttttggagcagaaatatTTGACACTGCTTTACCTCAGAGATTCATCTTACTTGACTCTCCTCTCCTTTGTTATTTACTGACAACCATATGTTATATTATGCAAAGCTCATCAGTGTTTAAATTATCAGGTTTCTGTCTCCAATTAACGGAAGTATCTCGCATATATAAAAATACTCTTGTGAAACTGTTAAGGGCGTTGTCATTCCATTGTTACAAAAGGTGCTGATATCCTGCTGTTAATACTCCTCAGGATTGTTTATGGCAgccaattatttattttcctgttggAAATGTAAAGTCTGTAAAGTGAAAGCGAGAAAATGTAATTCAGTGTCATTGGAGGTTGTTTAGGGACACGGTAGACTACTGAGTAACTCATGTTCAATTCAAAATGAGCTGTTTTAATGAGCCATCCATAATTCATTTGTCTATTATTCCTTGTAATTTCACTTCTTTGTCTTCTGACACAGTTACTGGCAGCGAGGATGCCTGTGTCTACTTCTTCGACGTGGAACGCAACACCAAAGCGATCGTGAACAAGTTGCAGGGTCACGGGG
This region of Labrus bergylta chromosome 12, fLabBer1.1, whole genome shotgun sequence genomic DNA includes:
- the wdr13 gene encoding WD repeat-containing protein 13 isoform X1, translating into MAAVWQQVLAVDARYNAYRTPTFPQFRTQYIRRRSQLLRENAKCGFEPGLRRQYLRLRSQLLALRYGPLSEQSSFRASSVRSSRTTLDRMEDFEEDPRAQGARGHRRSVSRGSYQLQAQMNRAVYDERPPGSLVPTSVAEASRAMAGDTTLSENYAFAGMHHIFDQHVDSAVPRLQFANDDKHLLACCSLDGTLSIMTLSPSPPTVKVTLKGHGGPVTDFAWSLSNDIIVSTSLDGTLRIWNTEDGRCIREVRDPESSELLCCTFQPMNNNLTVVGNSKHHLQVVNISTGKKVKGGSSKLTGRVLSLSFDAPGRILWAGDDRGSIFSFLFDMATGKLTKAKRLVVSEGSSICSISARSWISREARDPSLLVNACVNKLLLYRVVDNDGTLQLKRSFPIQHGSQHVHSIFCPLMSFRQGACVVTGSEDACVYFFDVERNTKAIVNKLQGHGGPVLDVSFNCDESLLASADSTGMVIIWRREQK
- the wdr13 gene encoding WD repeat-containing protein 13 isoform X2, with the protein product MAAVWQQVLAVDARYNAYRTPTFPQFRTQYIRRRSQLLRENAKCGFEPGLRRQYLRLRSQLLALRYGPLSEQSSFRASSVRSSRTTLDRMEDFEEDPRAQGARGHRRSVSRGSYQLQAQMNRAVYDESLVPTSVAEASRAMAGDTTLSENYAFAGMHHIFDQHVDSAVPRLQFANDDKHLLACCSLDGTLSIMTLSPSPPTVKVTLKGHGGPVTDFAWSLSNDIIVSTSLDGTLRIWNTEDGRCIREVRDPESSELLCCTFQPMNNNLTVVGNSKHHLQVVNISTGKKVKGGSSKLTGRVLSLSFDAPGRILWAGDDRGSIFSFLFDMATGKLTKAKRLVVSEGSSICSISARSWISREARDPSLLVNACVNKLLLYRVVDNDGTLQLKRSFPIQHGSQHVHSIFCPLMSFRQGACVVTGSEDACVYFFDVERNTKAIVNKLQGHGGPVLDVSFNCDESLLASADSTGMVIIWRREQK